A DNA window from Camelina sativa cultivar DH55 chromosome 13, Cs, whole genome shotgun sequence contains the following coding sequences:
- the LOC104734387 gene encoding serine/threonine-protein kinase KIPK1-like, whose product MGSFAGKCEIVEEKEDRQNSIVYSAKSTPAIPHSGSSLVDDKDLERPVLKLGYRGSLEDDINQLFESISIRTSGMIPSYQVGASSSSRNNGPLQRNALKSPANPGGPRSPSKRNAEPATLKQALRDLCVSKASETAATKRIPKTNTGGSVYGSVLVEPGSGANEEGKAVLVELLDEGQNSSTDSISQQLRLLKIHSSSQNSQASKRYYDEMTILKKEKNWSLDEQELGVAKRSFGSSSSPGSGNNKTVVGLKSVRKVRLLYATTPSSTIVNGKRVAKLTRTIPRGGGGAKPAIRNNKGSLKKKATNVYDEVDGFYDPIAKELLCHRCHFSLKNTEAKEEPSKDSIVEADLELNTRVKEGCLDELASDFSSSSYESSHEISASAETKLDKIRSSLDLMNSETSHVSAFGNKHIKDVSVYVNNEITEEDSLPGKRGDHKDSVFMSEQSVEIGSFSEKSVVMNPDSPPNKRSLDGAATEDVNDINKVGECIGYNSSSTSISEEEQEQGNNIMTRSSFGNRPHMSKDVRWEAIQHIRAQHGLGSLGLRHFNLLKKLGCGDIGTVYLAELTGTNCLFAIKVMDNEFLERRNKMSRAQTEKDILKMLDHPFLPTLYAHFTSDNLSCLVMECCPGGDLHVLRQKQPGRWFPEPAARFYVAEVLLALEYLHMLGVIYRDLKPENILVRDDGHIMVTDFDLSLRCTVSPTLLNSSSPLHADAIRLSSGSRTGSNCIEPSCFRPKLSRGSGTKKKGKQHRIMMKKLKKSDLIARFKSLPQLVAEPTDARSNSFVGTHEYLAPEIIKGEGHGAAVDWWTFGIFLYELLYGKTPFKGATNEETIANVVLQSLKFPDNPNVSFQAKDLIKGLLVKEPENRLGTEKGAAEIKRHAFFEGLNWALIRCAIPPELPDFYDYGVPNHEGKSNYLDCKAVGEHLEFELF is encoded by the exons ATGGGTTCATTTGCCGGAAAGTGTGAAATTGTCGAAGAGAAAGAAGACCGTCAGAACTCGATAGTTTATTCCGCCAAGTCAACCCCAGCTATTCCACATTCTGGATCAAGTCTTGTGGACGACAAGGATCTGGAGCGACCGGTACTGAAGTTAGGCTATAGAGGTTCACTAGAAGATGATATAAACCAGCTTTTCGAGTCCATAAGTATTCGAACCTCCGGAATGATTCCTTCTTACCAAGTTGGTGCAAGTAGTAGCAGTAGAAACAACGGTCCTTTACAACGGAACGCTTTGAAAAGTCCCGCTAACCCCGGGGGACCTCGATCACCTAGCAAGAGAAATGCGGAACCAGCAACATTGAAACAAGCTTTGAGAGATTTATGCGTCTCTAAGGCATCTGAAACTGCAGCTACCAAACGGATCCCTAAGACTAATACTGGAGGCTCAGTTTATGGTTCGGTTTTGGTTGAACCAGGAAGTGGAGCTAACGAAGAAGGAAAGGCAGTTCTTGTTGAGTTACTCGACGAGGGTCAAAATAGTTCAACGGATAGTATATCGCAGCAGCTTCGTCTACTTAAGATACATTCTTCAAGCCAAAACTCCCAGGCATCAAAGCGGTATTATGATGAGATGACgatactaaaaaaagaaaagaactggTCTCTTGACGAACAAGAATTGGGTGTCGCAAAGAGGAGCTTTGGTTCATCATCATCGCCTGGATCAGGGAACAATAAGACAGTGGTTGGACTAAAATCAGTTAGAAAAGTGAGGCTGTTGTATGCTACTACACCAAGTTCTACCATAGTTAACGGCAAGAGAGTGGCTAAGTTAACCAGAACCATTccacgaggaggaggaggagctaaACCGGCAATAAGGAATAACAAAGGTTCCTTGAAGAAGAAGGCTACAAATGTGTATGATGAAGTAGATGGCTTCTATGATCCTATTGCAAAGGAACTTCTCTGCCATAGATGCCATTTCTCTTTGAAGAACACTGAAGCTAAAGAGGAGCCCTCTAAAGATTCAATCGTAGAAGCAGATCTTGAGCTGAACACAAGAGTTAAAGAAGGTTGTTTAGATGAATTGGCTTCTGATTTCTCCAGCTCAAGCTATGAAAGCTCTCATGAGATCAGTGCTAGTGCAGAGACCAAACTTGATAAGATAAGAAGCTCCCTCGATTTGATGAATTCAGAGACCTCTCACGTTTCTGCATTTGGTAATAAACATATCAAAGATGTTTCTGTATACGTAAACAATGAGATCACTGAGGAAGATTCTCTACCTGGCAAAAGGGGTGATCATAAAGACTCTGTCTTTATGTCGGAACAGAGTGTAGAGATTGGTTCTTTCAGTGAGAAATCTGTTGTGATGAATCCAGATAGTCCTCCGAACAAACGCAGCTTAGACGGAGCAGCAACTGAAGATGTCAATGACATCAACAAAGTTGGGGAATGTATCGGATACAACAGTTCAAGCACGAGTATCAGcgaggaagaacaagaacaggGGAATAATATAATGACAAGGTCTAGCTTTGGAAACAGACCTCATATGTCTAAGGATGTGAGATGGGAAGCTATTCAGCATATAAGGGCACAACATGGGCTAGGTTCATTGGGTCTTAGGCATTTCAATCTTCTTAAGAAGCTCGGATGTGGAGATATAGGAACGGTTTATCTAGCTGAGCTCACAGGAACAAACTGCTTGTTTGCTATAAAAGTGATGGATAATGAATTCTTGGAGAGGAGGAACAAGATGTCTAGGGCTCAAACTGAGAAAGATATTCTCAAAATGCTCGATCACCCGTTTCTTCCAACGTTATACGCTCACTTCACGTCTGATAACTTATCTTGTTTGGTTATGGAATGTTGTCCGGGAGGTGATTTACATGTCTTAAGGCAGAAGCAGCCTGGGAGGTGGTTTCCCGAGCCAGCAGCTAG GTTCTATGTGGCGGAGGTCCTTCTGGCGTTGGAGTATTTACATATGCTTGGGGTTATATACCGTGATTTGAAGCCTGAAAACATATTGGTACGTGATGATGGACATATAATGGTGACAGATTTTGATCTTTCCTTAAGGTGTACGGTGAGTCCAACGCTTCTAAACTCGTCATCTCCGCTTCACGCGGATGCGATAAGACTCTCTTCGGGTAGCCGCACTGGATCTAACTGCATTGAGCCCTCTTGTTTCCGCCCTAAACTCTCCCGAGGATCCGGGACcaagaaaaaagggaaacaacACCGCATAATGATGAAAAAACTCAAGAAATCTGACCTAATCGCGCGGTTCAAATCATTGCCTCAACTCGTGGCGGAACCAACGGATGCGAGATCAAACTCTTTTGTCGGAACACACGAGTACCTAGCGCCTGAGATCATTAAAGGAGAAGGTCATGGTGCAGCGGTTGACTGGTGGACGTTTGGGATCTTTCTATACGAGCTGCTTTATGGGAAAACTCCGTTCAAAGGGGCTACGAATGAGGAGACAATAGCTAATGTGGTGCTTCAGAGCTTGAAGTTTCCTGATAACCCTAATGTGAGTTTCCAAGCAAAAGACCTAATAAAAGGGTTATTAGTGAAGGAACCTGAGAACCGGTTAGGGACGGAGAAAGGAGCGGCGGAGATAAAACGGCACGCATTTTTCGAAGGGTTGAACTGGGCGTTGATCCGGTGTGCGATCCCACCTGAGCTACCGGATTTTTATGACTATGGAGTTCCGAATCATGAAGGGAAAAGCAATTACTTGGATTGCAAGGCGGTTGGTGAAC ATCTTGAGTTTGAGTTATTCTAG
- the LOC104734388 gene encoding 1,4-alpha-glucan-branching enzyme 2-2, chloroplastic/amyloplastic — MVVIHGVFVTPRFPLPSSSARPLNTSCFNGNSSLSFFLKKHPLSRKIFAGKQSAEFDSIAASDKVLVPDNLDDDPSSFSEEPQRFDLEIQTMEENEAVITEDQLSVYNDAKVVKERGVKPRIVPPPSDGKKIYEIDPMLRSYSSHLDYRYGQYRRLREEIDKYEGGLEAFSRGYEKLGFSRSDAGITYREWAPGAKAASLIGDFNNWNPNADIMTRNEFGVWEIFLPNNTDGSPAIPHGSRVKIRMDTPSGIKDSIPAWIKFSVQAPGEIPFNGIYYDPPEEEKYVFKHPQPKRPKSLRIYEAHVGMSSTEPMVNTYANFRDDVLPRIKRLGYNAVQIMAIQEHSYYASFGYHVTNFFAPSSRCGTPEELKSLIDRAHELGLVVLMDIVHSHASKNTLDGLNMFDGTDAHYFHSGPRGNHWMWDSRLFNYGSWEVLRYLLSNARWWLEEYKFDGYRFDGVTSMMYTHHGLSVGFTGNYTEYFGLETDVDAVTYLMLVNDMIHGLYPEAITVGEDVSGMPTFCIPVQDGGVGFDYRLHMAIADKWIEILKKRDEDWQMGDIVYTLTNRRWSEKCISYAESHDQALVGDKTIAFWLMDKDMYDFMAVDRPSTPLIDRGIALHKMIRLITMGLGGEGYLNFMGNEFGHPEWIDFPRGEQRLSDGSVIPGNNFSYDKCRRRFDLGDADYLRYRGLQEFDQAMQHLEERYGFMTSKHQFISRKDEGDRVIIFERGDLVFVFNFHWTSSYFDYRIGCSKPGKYKIVLDSDDPLFGGFGRLDSKAEYFTYDGSYDGRPCSFMVYAPCRTAVVYALANHD, encoded by the exons ATGGTGGTGATACACGGAGTGTTTGTTACTCCACGcttccctcttccttcttcctctgctcGACCTCTCAACACCTCCTGCTTTAATGGCAATTCCAGCCTCTCTTTCTTCCTGAAGAAACACCCTCTCTCTC GGAAGATCTTTGCTGGGAAACAATCTGCGGAGTTTGATTCTATCGCTGCCTCTGATAAAGTCTTAGTACCTGATAATCTTGATGATGATCCCAGCAGTTTTTCTGAAGAACCACAG agattTGATCTAGAAATTCAAACAATGGAAGAGAACGAGGCAGTAATAACAGAAGACCAGTTGTCTGTTTACAATGATGCGAAAGTCGTCAAggaaagaggtgtgaaaccaagaATAGTTCCCCCGCCTAGTGATGGGAAGAAAATATACGAGATAGACCCCATGTTACGAAGTTACAGCAGTCATCTTGATTACCG TTATGGACAGTATCGAAGATTGCGTGAGGAAATAGACAAGTATGAGGGTGGTCTGGAGGCATTCTCTCGTGGCTATGAAAAGTTAGGGTTTTCACGCAG TGATGCCGGTATAACCTATAGAGAGTGGGCGCCTGGAGCTAAG GCTGCATCACTTATCGGAGATTTTAACAACTGGAATCCTAACGCAGATATCATGACTCGG AATGAATTTGGTGTTTGGGAGATCTTTTTGCCCAACAACACTGATGGTTCGCCTGCAATTCCGCATGGCTCACGTGTAAAG ATTCGTATGGATACACCATCTGGCATTAAAGACTCAATACCTGCTTGGATAAAGTTCTCAGTGCAAGCTCCAGGTGAAATCCCATTCAATGGGATATACTATGATCCTCCAGAAGAG GAGAAATATGTATTCAAACATCCTCAACCAAAGAGACCTAAGTCGCTGAGGATTTATGAAGCACATGTTGGCATGAGTAGCACG GAACCAATGGTCAATACTTATGCTAACTTTAGAGATGATGTTCTTCCACGCATCAAAAGGCTTGGCTATAATGCTGTTCAAATCATGGCTATACAAGAACATTCATATTATGCCAGTTTTGG GTACCATGTCACAAACTTTTTTGCCCCTAGCAGTCGTTGTGGGACACCAGAGGAACTAAAATCACTTATAGACAGAGCTCATGAGTTAGGCCTGGTCGTTCTGATGGATATTGTTCATAG CCATGCTTCAAAAAATACATTGGATGGGCTGAACATGTTTGATGGAACTGATGCTCACTATTTCCACTCTGGACCTCGGGGTAACCATTGGATGTGGGACTCACGTCTTTTCAATTATGGGAGCTGGGAA GTATTACGATATCTCCTTTCAAATGCACGGTGGTGGCTAGAAGAATACAAGTTTGATGGATATAGATTTGATGGTGTTACCTCAATGATGTATACCCATCATGGACTCTCG GTTGGATTTACTGGGAATTACACTGAGTACTTTGGATTGGAAACTGATGTGGATGCTGTGACTTATTTGATGCTGGTAAATGATATGATTCATGGGCTCTACCCTGAAGCGATTACCGTTGGTGAAGAT GTTAGTGGTATGCCAACATTTTGTATTCCTGTCCAAGATGGTGGCGTTGGATTTGACTACCGTTTACACATGGCCATAGCTGATAAGTGGATAGAAATTCTCAA GAAGAGAGATGAAGACTGGCAAATGGGCGACATCGTTTACACACTTACTAATAGAAGGTGGTCAGAGAAGTGTATTTCTTATGCTGAAAGTCATGATCAAGCTCTTGTTGGTGATAAAACAATTGCCTTCTGGTTAATGGACAAG GATATGTATGATTTCATGGCAGTAGACAGACCATCAACCCCTCTTATCGATAGAGGAATAGCTTTGCATAAAATGATTAGACTTATAACTATGGGATTAGGTGGTGAAGGGTACTTAAATTTTATGGGTAACGAATTTGGACATCCAG AATGGATCGATTTTCCCAGAGGCGAGCAGCGTCTTTCTGATGGGAGCGTGATTCCTGGCAACAATTTCAGTTATGACAAATGCCGGCGCAGATTTGATCTA GGGGATGCAGATTATCTCAGGTACCGCGGACTGCAAGAATTTGATCAGGCAATGCAACATCTTGAAGAGAGATACGGT TTTATGACTTCCAAGCATCAATTCATATCACGAAAGGATGAAGGTGATAGAGTAATCATATTTGAAAGAGGTGATCTCGTCTTTGTCTTCAACTTCCACTGGACCAGCAGCTACTTTGATTACCGCATTGGTTGCTCCAAGCCTGGCAAATATAAG ATCGTATTGGACTCAGACGATCCTCTGTTTGGTGGATTTGGAAGGCTTGATAGCAAGGCAGAATATTTCACATat GATGGCTCATACGACGGCCGACCATGCTCATTCATGGTCTATGCACCGTGTAGAACCGCCGTGGTTTATGCTTTAGCAAACCACGATTAG